Below is a window of Cytophagaceae bacterium DNA.
GGAACCAACCCAAAGGTGATACAGGTGCCCGAAGGAGCTAAAACCGACAACGGAATTTTGGAAGCCTGCTTTATGGGTTTGGCCATTAACAAAACGAATACCATTGTCTATGTATCAGGCGGGGAAACCAATAAAATACATCTTTTTAATATCAACAGTGGTAAAAAACTCGGCACCATTGATTGTGCGGTAAAAAATACTAAAGTTGATTACAGCCACGGTTATCTGGGGGATATGGTGATGTCTGCCGACGAAAAATTACTTTTTGTGGTGGATCAGATAAATTTTAGAATTGTGGTGATTGATTTATTAACCAAACGAATCGTGGATAATATTCCAACGGGCCGCTACCCTTTTGGCATTGCACTCACGCCGAATCAAAAAAATCTGGTTGTGGCCAATGTTGGCGTATTTGAATACAGCCCTTTTACCGATATTGATAAGAATAATCTGAAAAACACAGCTCACAAATGGCCCTCTTCTATTTATGGGTCAAAGGAAATGAAAGAAGGAAATCCCTCTGAAGGTGTAAAGCCACTGGGTGATCCCAATGCCGATGAGGCCTTTTCTGTCTGGACTTACAACATTTCAAGATATACTAAAAAAACCACTGTAAACCCTTTACAAAACATTAAAAAAGTGAAGACAGGTTTTTTGGTGGGACAAAAAATCGAAGACTTTGAAGCAGTGGGAGGAAGCAGCCCCAACTCTCTGGTAGCCACCAATGACAAAATCTATGTTTCAAACGGCAACAACGATTGTATATCCATCATCGATATAGAAAGCGGAAAACTTGATCAAAATCTTATGCTGAACCCTGAGCCCAGGTTGGGTAAGTTTAGGGGTTTTATTCCTTTTGGGGTTGCCATTTCTCCCGATCAAAGCCGGCTATTTGTGGCATTGGCAGGAATCAATGCCGTGGCAGTAATTGACACTAAAGACCAGCTAATCAAAGGGTACATACCCACAGCATGGTTCCCTAGCAAACTAAAAGTCACACCGGACGGTAAAAAACTGGTGATAGCCAACGCCAAAGGATACGGAAGCGGACCCAATGGTGGTGCCACTTTCAAAATCGGACAAGAAGGAAGTTATATTGGAAGTCTGATGAAAGGTGTGGTTTCGTATATGGATATTCCGACCGATTTGGAATTGAAAACCTTAACCCAAAAAGTGATTGACAATAATTTTAGATTTACACCTATTGACCAGGTCAATGCTGAAGCCAGTAAGGTTATTCCAGCCAAACCATTGACAGGGTCTGAAAACATCAAACATATTGTATTTATTTCAAAAGAAAACAGAACTTATGATGAAGTTTTTGGTCAATTGAAAGAAGGAAATGGTGAAGCTGAATTGGCTCGTTTTGGTTTGAATCGCACAGTAAAAAACAGGGCAATGGACTCAGTAGTACGACATACTGACATCATGCCCAACCATCATGCATTGGCTAAAAGGTTTGCAATCTCAGATAATTTCTTTTGCGACTCTGATGTATCCGCTGATGGACACCGCTGGCTCGCCAGTACTTATCCCAACGAATGGGTAGAAACCAACACCGCAGCTTCTTATGGCGGACGCAAGGGAATGAGAGAAGAATCAAATGCACCTGGAAACTGGTCAATTTATGGTTCAGCAGGCAGTATTTATCCTGAAGACTACAATGAAGCCGGTTCCCTATGGGATCATATGGAAAGAAACAATAAGGATTTTTTCAATTTCGGATTTGGTGTTGAAATGGCCGGTGCTTTTTCTGACAGTACTATGAAATATACGGGGGAACTTTATACCATCAATTATCCTATTGCAGCACCTCTTTTCAATAAGTCCTCGCGTACATTCCCTACCTACAATATGTCCATTCCAGACCAGTTCAGAGCCGATGAATTTATGAGAGAGTTTAAAGAAAAATGGAGCAATGGTAATCTGCCTTCTCTCATCACTTTGCAGCTTCCCAACGACCACGGCTCCAAAGAACGCCCTGCTGCCGGGTGGCCATTTCAGGAAAGTTATATGGCCGACAATGATCTGGCTTTAGGCCGAACAATTGAGTTTTTGTCCAACACACCTTACTGGAAAAATATGATGATTGTGGTGACAGAAGACGACCCGCAAGGAGGCGTAGATCATGTGGATGCCCACCGTAGTTTGCTGATGGTGATGTCACCCTATACCAAAAAGAATTATGTTGGTCATGTACATTATAGTTTTGGAAGTATTTTTAAGACTTTTTGGAAAGTATTTGGAATACCTTATCTCAATCAATACGATGTTTCTGCGGCCGATTTGAGTGATTTGTTCACCAATGAACCCGACTATAGCCCCTATAGAGCTGTACCGACTGATATCAGAATATTTGATCCACAAAAAGCCCTGGATCCATTCGATGAAAAATTTGACTGGAAAGCCTTTAATGAATCAGAAGAACTGGACAAAACTGAAACCATGCAGAAACGTCGTGCAGAGGACGATAAACATGAGAAGAACAATTGATTCTTTTCCCCCTTTGACTCATAGAATTTTGGTTTAAAAAATATCAGTTAATTAATACACCCCATCAGGATTTTTGGATCTTGATGGGGTGTTTTTTCATAGGGAGTCCTTTTTATTTATTTAAAAAGACGATATTTATATTGTTAGAAAATAGCTAAGTGCAATAAAGTATTGGTCAAAAAACAACTTATCACTTTTCCAAAGGCAATTTTATCCTTGCTAATATATTTAATTTCCAATGGCTATTAAATTCCAACGAACAAAATAAGATACAGGTGCATTGTCAGTATTAATAACTTTTCCAGTACACTGAGTGCTAGTGCAATTATATATTACCAAAATAATTCGATATAATTCACCTGTTGTTCCACCAGTCAAGTATTGGCTACCCACCAAAACTGTTGGAGCACTGGTAAATCCTGAAGGTAAATTAATCGTAAAAGTATCGGATGCATGTGCCGCCAAAACGAATGGAGCTGGCTCTGGGGTTATAAAATGTGCTATTTTCATATTGGAAGATGAAAGTAAATTATAAGCAACTCCTTTGCCATTATTTACAGTTAGTGTACCATCAACAACTGCATTGCTATTAACCGTTAAACTGGTAGTAGTCGGTGTGATACTATTGACCCTTAAGTCACTACTTATATTAACATCTCCATTGAATTGAGCAGCTGGCCCAGTTGAATTATTTATTACATATAAAGCAGGATTCGTGCTCGAGGTAGTTTCAAAATGCCCGCCATGCAATGATGAAGAAATACCTTTAACCCCATCTCCTGATGTGCTTGTGCCATAGACTGCATCAGCTGCAAAACTTACTCCTTGAACACCATAACTATTAGTACTTTCTCCTTTTACGCCAATGCCAAAGCCACTTCCACCACTTGAAACTGGCAAACCAATCCCATGGACTCCTATGCCACTATTTTTTACAACTCCATAAATCCCTTTACCGTTACCATCGTGCTGTCCATAAATCCCTATTCCATTTGAATTCTGGCTGATATTTATACCAAAAACACCTATTGAAGAAGGATTTGCAGAACTTGGTGCTGTATTAGTCGATGCACCATAAACGCCAGTACCATAAGTAGGAGAGGAAGTCTCACCTGTTATTGCTCGCCCATTCCCCGAATTCGAAACGTTAAAAAGGATATTGGGTGCTACCACACTTCCGCTACCCGAATAAGGAAGAGTAAATCCACCTACAGTCATGTCTGTCCAAGCGGTTCCGTTGCAGAAATACATTTTGTTGTCACTCGTATTATAAACCATCCTGCCTTTGCCGTTGGCATCACAGGTAGGCAAAACTGCCACATTGGGCACGTCGATTCTATTGGGTAGAATGGTGGCTGATTGAGCAAAGCTTTTTAAGCAATAAAACGAAGAAATTAAAACGATAAATTGGGATAATTTTCTCATGTCATACTTTTTGTATAACCAAATTTAGACAAATTGAAATTTAAAAATCTCATTAAAAGTATGATAAAACGGAGTTTTTAATTTTACGGTAATTTGGATAGAATATTAACTTTTCAAATTCTCCGATAAACTTCATCGAAAAAAAACCTCATTCTATCTCCCCAAACACCGTTTTCTTCTCTTATTCCGCAAGAAATCACCATATTTATTTCTGCTCCAAATGTTAAATCCAGGATGTTTTTTACTTTTCTACTATAAAAACCTTCCATGGGGCAGGTGTCGTATTTTTCATTGGCCATGGCCAGTATAAAGGTTTGAGCTGCCAAAGCACAAGTTTTATGGACTACGACCCGCATGTCGTTTTCAGATACCTGATAGGTGATGGTTCTAAAAAGTCCGATAAGGTTTACCATTATTTTTCTAAAAATGCCCAAAATGCCCAAAAACCGGGAGTATAAAAATGGCATTACAAACCCATAATACATTTTCCAGGTTTTAATCCTTTTGGCTTGTTTCTCTGTTGGGCTATTTTTCAAAACATTTTGAGTTTCCAGCTCCACAATTTTTCTTGCCCTTTTGCGGTGCATATCCTGTCGGGTCACAAAAACTACCATTTGCTGGGCAGTAGTGGCCGCTTGTTGACCCAAACAAGCCTCAGCTAGTTTTTTTAGGATTTCAGGATTTGTTACATGATAAAACTCCCAGAGTTGCAGATGGGAACTATTCAGAGCTAATGTTGCCAATTCTATACAATGCATTACTAACAACATGCTGGATAGAATGAAGAACAATTTTTTCCTTCTCATCTGATGACCATGTTTTTTGGGGTTTTGAGATTCCCAAATCTAATTAATTGTTAACTTAGTTTTGTGTCCAAGTATTTAACGACTTATATGGACTCTGATTGGATTTAACTTATTTTCTTTATTTTCACCTCATAAATTTTCAAAAATTATCTCGAATATTAACTACCAATACAATAAAAACTAAACGACCAATTTGGTTTTTACTTCATCCAATCTTCTTCTGGAAACCTTAATATTAGTCCCATTTTTTAGAACCATTAATTTATTTTCAGAATCAAAATTGGAAATAAAGTTTTGATTGATGATACAAGAACGGTTTACTCTTAAGAATTTATCTGAAAGCAAAAGGCCATACATTCCCAAAGTGTAAGACATAATTCTTTTTTTGCCAGAAGACATTAAAAAGACAGTATAATTTATGTTTGCTTCCAGCATAATTACGTTATCAATTGCCTCTTCGATTAACTTTTCATGAAGAAGTCTGAAATTTCTTTTTACTATTTTCATATAATTTTTAAACGCTGTATAAATAATAAATGGGATTGTATCGATCTAAGGTAAGAGAATACTTCAATTTTGCTCCTATTGTTGGAGGCAAAGAATAATTAGCTTATTATACCCTTGGTCAATTAATTTATTATAGAGATGAATGTCAGTTTTTTTTAAAAAATGTCATTTTGTCATTATTTTGGACACAAAGTTGAAAATAAGGAGCATATCAAATAAATTTTTATAAATGAGAGGTTAGAATTTGGACTTGAAGTGTTAGGATTATTCTTTTAAGTGTTTATATAGAATTCTATTTTCAGCTTTCATCTGTTAAATGAGTTTCCTTAAAAATAAGTTTTGATCTTAGTTTATTTTTTAGCCACTTAATTCTAAGAAATGTTAATTTCTCTGCATATTCATAAAAATCTATTCAAGATAGAAATTTATCATTTAAACCCACCTTGGCTGCAACTCATTGAGATTTTTTTTACTTGTTTTTTTATAATTCTCATTTTTGCACAATCAAAAACATTAAATAAAACATGAATTCTATTTCAAATAAACATTGGAAAAACTTAACTATTTATTGTGGATTTGGGGCCTATGTCTCATATTTTCTTGCCGCATTTGCACCATTAATTGATACAATAGCTATTATTCTTGCTTTTGCATTTGGGCCCTTTTTTATGCTTTCCTCGTTAGGGTTATATTATTTTTTAAAAAAATTCAATGACACAATAATTCTTCGAATAACTATTCTTTTTAACATAGTGGCCACAGCAATGGTTACGATGATGCTTGTGGTACAACAAACGCTTCAGGAATTTCATCAACGGTTTAAGAATTCTGAAGATTTGGGAGTTTCACAGGAACAATTAAAATGGATTTTTAAAGAAGTAAATTCCATACAGCTTGGAATTGATTTATGCTGGGATATATATATTTCAATGGGTACATTTTTCTTTTCATTATCGATGCTTAAAATACCACGAATGAATAAGATAATAAGCACCCTTGGTATGTTATTTTCCTTTTTATTATTAACGTACAATATTATTTTCTTCCCTGAACCTCCTTCAGAGGTTGGTTCAATTGATTTTGGACCTTTTGTGGCAATTTGGTATATTTTTTTATTCGGTTGGTTATTAATGAATAAAAAAATGGTCGTTTCTTAAAATGAAAGTTTTGACAACCAAATTTGATTTAGTTCTCTAATTATTTTGTCCAATTAAAGA
It encodes the following:
- a CDS encoding bifunctional YncE family protein/alkaline phosphatase family protein produces the protein MKKVLIFHFISTLAQAQIQYEVTPPAGNLPAMANKNNVSVLPNGRFITPMGRQFITAPHPYGLTLSKDGSVAITSNSGINPFSISIIKGLNGTNPKVIQVPEGAKTDNGILEACFMGLAINKTNTIVYVSGGETNKIHLFNINSGKKLGTIDCAVKNTKVDYSHGYLGDMVMSADEKLLFVVDQINFRIVVIDLLTKRIVDNIPTGRYPFGIALTPNQKNLVVANVGVFEYSPFTDIDKNNLKNTAHKWPSSIYGSKEMKEGNPSEGVKPLGDPNADEAFSVWTYNISRYTKKTTVNPLQNIKKVKTGFLVGQKIEDFEAVGGSSPNSLVATNDKIYVSNGNNDCISIIDIESGKLDQNLMLNPEPRLGKFRGFIPFGVAISPDQSRLFVALAGINAVAVIDTKDQLIKGYIPTAWFPSKLKVTPDGKKLVIANAKGYGSGPNGGATFKIGQEGSYIGSLMKGVVSYMDIPTDLELKTLTQKVIDNNFRFTPIDQVNAEASKVIPAKPLTGSENIKHIVFISKENRTYDEVFGQLKEGNGEAELARFGLNRTVKNRAMDSVVRHTDIMPNHHALAKRFAISDNFFCDSDVSADGHRWLASTYPNEWVETNTAASYGGRKGMREESNAPGNWSIYGSAGSIYPEDYNEAGSLWDHMERNNKDFFNFGFGVEMAGAFSDSTMKYTGELYTINYPIAAPLFNKSSRTFPTYNMSIPDQFRADEFMREFKEKWSNGNLPSLITLQLPNDHGSKERPAAGWPFQESYMADNDLALGRTIEFLSNTPYWKNMMIVVTEDDPQGGVDHVDAHRSLLMVMSPYTKKNYVGHVHYSFGSIFKTFWKVFGIPYLNQYDVSAADLSDLFTNEPDYSPYRAVPTDIRIFDPQKALDPFDEKFDWKAFNESEELDKTETMQKRRAEDDKHEKNN
- a CDS encoding nitroreductase family protein, with translation MRRKKLFFILSSMLLVMHCIELATLALNSSHLQLWEFYHVTNPEILKKLAEACLGQQAATTAQQMVVFVTRQDMHRKRARKIVELETQNVLKNSPTEKQAKRIKTWKMYYGFVMPFLYSRFLGILGIFRKIMVNLIGLFRTITYQVSENDMRVVVHKTCALAAQTFILAMANEKYDTCPMEGFYSRKVKNILDLTFGAEINMVISCGIREENGVWGDRMRFFFDEVYRRI
- a CDS encoding LytTR family transcriptional regulator DNA-binding domain-containing protein encodes the protein MKIVKRNFRLLHEKLIEEAIDNVIMLEANINYTVFLMSSGKKRIMSYTLGMYGLLLSDKFLRVNRSCIINQNFISNFDSENKLMVLKNGTNIKVSRRRLDEVKTKLVV